In Streptomyces sp. NBC_00569, a single genomic region encodes these proteins:
- a CDS encoding FG-GAP repeat protein codes for MRLRKLVIAAGAAVVAAAGLTLSLAGTASAATTLKDDFNGDGYRDLAVGTPGANTVTVTFGSASGVSPSHSVTVTQSTAGVPGVSEPEDEFGENVTSGDVDDDGYADLIVGAPGERVTGNTTGSVTIVWGGPKAFTRGAKVLNSPTTDTERFGEAASFVDIDDDGSANLAVISSDGWWYYAESADPTRAIAPEVDFLPEGVRLEGMEAATFLSKDGYTYVLYGERADGKPYTVYMKGGVGDIGYYSGVLAEGDDPHATREAAAAADVNGDGYTDLVTGNAAANSVTVRYGGQGSFGATKTYTQDSAGVPGADEPEDRFGAAVSAGDLDHDGYADVAVGAPGESVGTVTGTGSVTVLKGGTGGLGAGRAYHQDTAGVPGVPEAGDHFGSSLRFKDINKNSRADLAIGANGEDIDTSADAGAVWVLRGAVPYVTTSYATSFNGADFGTATSGAGRAFGTVLR; via the coding sequence GTGCGTCTACGCAAGCTCGTCATCGCCGCAGGTGCCGCCGTCGTCGCGGCGGCCGGACTCACCCTGTCGCTCGCCGGAACCGCCTCCGCCGCCACCACGCTCAAGGACGACTTCAACGGCGACGGCTACCGCGACCTGGCCGTCGGCACCCCGGGCGCGAACACCGTCACGGTCACGTTCGGCTCCGCGAGCGGCGTGAGCCCGTCCCACTCCGTGACCGTCACCCAGAGCACGGCCGGGGTTCCCGGAGTCAGCGAGCCGGAGGACGAGTTCGGCGAGAACGTCACCTCGGGCGACGTCGACGACGACGGCTACGCCGACCTGATCGTCGGCGCGCCCGGCGAGCGGGTCACCGGCAACACCACGGGCTCCGTCACCATCGTCTGGGGCGGCCCCAAGGCCTTCACCCGGGGCGCCAAGGTCCTCAACTCCCCCACCACCGACACCGAACGCTTCGGCGAGGCCGCCTCCTTCGTCGACATCGACGACGACGGTTCCGCCAACCTCGCCGTGATCAGCTCCGACGGCTGGTGGTACTACGCGGAGAGCGCGGACCCGACCCGCGCCATCGCGCCCGAGGTCGACTTCCTGCCCGAGGGCGTCCGTCTGGAGGGCATGGAGGCGGCCACGTTCCTCTCCAAGGACGGCTACACGTACGTCCTCTACGGGGAGCGCGCCGACGGCAAGCCCTACACCGTGTACATGAAGGGCGGCGTCGGCGACATCGGCTACTACTCGGGCGTACTCGCCGAGGGCGACGACCCGCACGCCACCCGGGAGGCGGCCGCGGCCGCCGATGTGAACGGCGACGGCTACACCGACCTCGTCACCGGCAACGCCGCCGCGAACTCGGTGACCGTGCGCTACGGCGGGCAGGGCTCCTTCGGCGCCACGAAGACGTACACGCAGGACTCCGCGGGCGTGCCCGGCGCCGACGAGCCGGAGGACCGCTTCGGCGCCGCCGTGAGCGCCGGCGACCTCGACCACGACGGCTACGCGGACGTCGCCGTGGGCGCGCCCGGTGAGAGCGTCGGCACGGTCACCGGAACGGGCAGCGTCACCGTCCTCAAGGGCGGCACCGGCGGGCTCGGCGCGGGCCGCGCCTACCACCAGGACACGGCCGGGGTGCCCGGCGTCCCGGAGGCGGGCGACCACTTCGGCTCGTCCCTGCGCTTCAAGGACATCAACAAGAACAGCCGGGCCGACCTCGCGATCGGCGCGAACGGCGAGGACATCGACACCTCGGCCGACGCGGGCGCCGTCTGGGTCCTGCGCGGCGCGGTCCCGTACGTCACCACGTCGTACGCCACGTCCTTCAACGGCGCGGACTTCGGGACGGCGACGAGCGGAGCGGGGCGCGCCTTCGGGACGGTCCTGCGCTGA
- a CDS encoding FG-GAP and VCBS repeat-containing protein: protein MHKHIRTALATAAAVALTGGLLSLSTGSALAADSVHHHEADFNGDHIGDVAFSAGWATVGGKKGAGQFVALYGSANGLNAAARKTVSQNTTGVPGTAETNDGFGWVSAYGDFNADGYDDLATSARYEDVDGDTDGGTVMIMWGSPSGLTGGTTIADPAVSSHDQWGKTLAAGDFDGDGKDDLAVGSSAATVYVYKGGIAKTGTAGGRYTLKPPIQSGDGTGPLTLTAGDVNGDGATDLVVDGFETNTGDGWNTNYYIPGSASGLVVSSAQTLKPGVITDIGDVNGDGFGDIVTGQQWDEPTDGSPDPTESTDGGKVNITYGSASGPATTTAISQDTGNVPGGSERGDDFGGELSLGDINGDNYQDLVVGAAGENLGGVTDTGSVTVLYGSANGIDTQSGGQFLAQSTAGVPGSDETKDYFGNEVKLTDVTGDGKADLTIGAYGENSGNGALTYLPSNGTKITTTGARSFSATSLAISTDAYPELGGNAAN from the coding sequence ATGCACAAGCACATACGTACTGCTCTCGCGACGGCCGCGGCGGTCGCGCTGACGGGTGGGCTGCTCTCCCTCTCCACGGGCTCGGCGCTCGCCGCCGACTCCGTCCACCACCACGAGGCCGACTTCAACGGCGACCACATCGGGGACGTCGCGTTCTCCGCCGGGTGGGCGACGGTCGGCGGCAAGAAGGGCGCCGGCCAGTTCGTCGCCCTGTACGGCTCGGCGAACGGCCTGAACGCCGCCGCCCGCAAGACCGTCAGCCAGAACACGACGGGCGTCCCCGGCACCGCCGAGACCAACGACGGCTTCGGCTGGGTCAGCGCGTACGGCGACTTCAACGCCGATGGCTACGACGACCTGGCCACGTCCGCGCGCTACGAGGACGTGGACGGCGACACCGACGGCGGCACCGTCATGATCATGTGGGGCTCCCCGTCGGGCCTCACCGGCGGCACGACGATCGCGGACCCCGCCGTCTCCTCCCACGACCAGTGGGGCAAGACGCTCGCCGCCGGCGACTTCGACGGCGACGGCAAGGACGACCTCGCGGTCGGCTCCTCGGCCGCCACGGTCTACGTCTACAAGGGCGGCATCGCCAAGACCGGTACGGCGGGCGGCCGTTACACGCTCAAGCCCCCGATCCAGTCCGGCGACGGCACCGGCCCGCTCACGCTCACCGCGGGTGACGTGAACGGCGACGGTGCCACCGACCTCGTGGTCGACGGCTTCGAGACGAACACCGGCGACGGCTGGAACACCAACTACTACATCCCCGGCAGCGCGTCCGGCCTCGTCGTCTCGTCCGCGCAGACGCTGAAGCCCGGCGTCATCACCGACATCGGCGACGTGAACGGCGACGGCTTCGGCGACATCGTGACCGGTCAACAGTGGGACGAGCCCACGGACGGGTCCCCGGACCCGACGGAATCGACCGACGGCGGCAAGGTCAACATCACGTACGGCTCGGCGAGCGGCCCCGCCACCACCACCGCCATCAGCCAGGACACCGGCAACGTGCCCGGCGGATCCGAGCGCGGCGACGACTTCGGCGGCGAGCTGTCCCTCGGCGACATCAACGGCGACAACTACCAGGACCTGGTCGTCGGCGCCGCCGGCGAAAACCTGGGCGGCGTCACCGACACCGGTTCCGTGACGGTCCTCTACGGCTCGGCGAACGGCATCGACACGCAGTCCGGCGGCCAGTTCCTCGCCCAGTCCACGGCCGGTGTCCCCGGCTCGGACGAGACGAAGGACTACTTCGGCAACGAGGTCAAGCTCACCGACGTCACCGGCGACGGCAAGGCCGACCTGACGATCGGCGCGTACGGCGAGAACAGCGGCAACGGCGCGCTGACCTACCTCCCGTCGAACGGCACGAAGATCACCACGACGGGCGCGCGCTCCTTCTCGGCGACGTCCCTCGCCATCTCGACGGACGCTTACCCGGAGCTGGGCGGCAACGCGGCCAACTAG
- a CDS encoding FG-GAP and VCBS repeat-containing protein: MRKRALLLATALTTGLLTLPMTSASAAPSGLQGDFNGDGYQDLAVADPSAAVSGKDLAGAVVVFYGSANGISADRRKVITQATSGIPGTPEWGDAFGEALATADLDLDGYADLLIGDPSEAIGTDRDAGSLTVVWGGASGLGSGTTIQPETVPDDGCTFAEGLATGDTDGNGAPDIVVGSRCAAQYLFGPFTRTGAPAGKEHDHLLGTVHGAVVGNVDGDNSAERVMLPGRYDADPGGRVYVDNYAPFTRTEQTHADGTVGAIGDTNGDGYGDLVLGDYDDPDTDKPGGHRGGEISVWYGGPSGIDPGQTPTLINQDTTGVPGTGESGDEFGYSIAAADTNRDGYSDVVVGAPAEDVNGKGNAGSVTVLLGSAQGLSGTGSRAVHEDTTGVSGAAEAGDSFGYAVDLSDHNADGKADLTVGIASENTTGCTWNTRGTSVTGSFYICADKLGFTGGYEGLGSVIAH, translated from the coding sequence TTGCGCAAGCGCGCCCTCCTCCTGGCGACGGCCCTCACCACTGGCCTGCTCACCCTCCCCATGACCTCCGCCTCCGCCGCGCCCTCCGGGCTGCAGGGAGACTTCAACGGCGACGGGTATCAGGACCTCGCCGTCGCCGACCCCAGCGCCGCCGTCTCGGGCAAGGACCTCGCCGGAGCTGTTGTCGTCTTCTACGGCTCCGCGAACGGCATCAGCGCCGACCGCCGCAAAGTCATCACGCAGGCCACGTCCGGGATCCCCGGTACTCCCGAATGGGGCGACGCGTTCGGTGAAGCGCTCGCGACGGCGGACCTGGACCTCGACGGCTACGCCGACCTGCTCATCGGCGACCCGAGCGAGGCGATCGGCACCGACCGCGACGCCGGCAGCCTCACCGTGGTCTGGGGTGGCGCATCCGGCCTCGGGTCCGGCACCACCATCCAGCCGGAGACCGTCCCGGACGACGGCTGCACCTTCGCCGAAGGCCTCGCCACCGGTGACACCGACGGCAACGGCGCCCCTGACATCGTCGTCGGATCCCGTTGTGCGGCCCAGTACTTGTTCGGCCCGTTCACCCGGACGGGCGCTCCTGCGGGCAAGGAACACGACCACCTCCTCGGCACCGTCCACGGCGCTGTCGTCGGGAACGTGGACGGCGACAACTCCGCAGAACGCGTCATGCTGCCGGGCCGGTACGACGCCGACCCGGGCGGCCGCGTGTACGTCGACAACTACGCCCCGTTCACGCGTACAGAACAGACCCACGCCGACGGCACGGTCGGAGCCATCGGCGACACCAACGGCGACGGCTACGGCGACCTCGTACTCGGCGACTACGACGATCCGGACACCGACAAGCCGGGCGGTCACCGCGGTGGCGAGATCTCCGTCTGGTACGGCGGTCCGTCCGGCATCGATCCGGGCCAGACGCCGACCCTGATCAACCAGGACACGACGGGCGTGCCGGGAACGGGCGAGTCCGGCGACGAGTTCGGCTACTCGATCGCCGCCGCCGACACCAACAGGGACGGTTACAGCGACGTCGTCGTGGGCGCGCCGGCCGAAGACGTCAACGGCAAGGGCAACGCGGGCTCCGTGACCGTGCTTCTCGGCTCGGCGCAGGGTCTGTCCGGTACGGGGTCCCGCGCCGTCCACGAGGACACCACCGGAGTCTCCGGGGCGGCCGAAGCCGGGGACTCCTTCGGATACGCGGTGGACCTGTCCGACCACAACGCCGACGGCAAGGCCGACCTCACGGTGGGCATCGCGTCCGAGAACACCACGGGCTGCACCTGGAACACCCGCGGCACGTCCGTCACCGGCTCCTTCTACATCTGCGCGGACAAGCTGGGCTTCACAGGCGGATACGAAGGCCTCGGCTCGGTCATCGCCCACTGA
- a CDS encoding integrin alpha, with amino-acid sequence MRIRVVTAAATLLAAGLTPFALPTPATAASAKYADDFNGDGYRDLAVAAPQATVSGHEAAGAVVVLYGTASGPPPRSGS; translated from the coding sequence ATGCGCATACGCGTCGTCACGGCCGCGGCCACCCTGCTCGCGGCCGGTCTCACCCCCTTCGCCCTGCCGACCCCCGCCACGGCGGCGTCCGCCAAGTACGCCGACGACTTCAACGGAGACGGGTACCGCGACCTCGCGGTCGCCGCCCCGCAGGCCACCGTGTCCGGCCACGAAGCGGCCGGAGCTGTCGTCGTGCTGTACGGAACCGCCTCGGGCCCTCCGCCGCGAAGCGGAAGCTGA
- a CDS encoding FG-GAP-like repeat-containing protein has product MRIRTLALAAATALAATGLTASVAGAATTAELPSVRTDFNHDGYADLAVGLPNASVSGVSKAGYVNVVWGSESGLGAHGSTRISQATAGVPGTPESGDRFGASVTTADMDGDGHTDLVVGAPGEDVTGKGTDAGTVAVIHGSATGFATGSTAADGPAASAAYGKSLVAADFTGDGKQDIVIGATDKVLLQTGATTTVFMGDHMGGRAPVLAAGDFNHDGTPDVAVTYYTNSQPYTQSQIRLSAWSESEQRLLNYWNSSNGTASAFAVGDFDGDGYTDLAMGNCRENADENIDDPCGPEQYTKGGGIHIQYGDGTGQFWDRQETFNQDTPDVPGTAETGDNFGNALTVADLDGDGYDDLIVGAPGEAIGSRAKAGAITVLRGGKDGIVNTEGKAVGVGIQQDTPGIPGVAEAGDLFGASLTADDYDGDGLPDVTVGSPGENGSLGAAWQLRGAEDAQADAFSPSTLRLPSSVNPLQYGSVFPTTP; this is encoded by the coding sequence GTGCGCATACGCACCCTCGCCCTGGCGGCAGCCACCGCCCTGGCCGCCACCGGCCTCACGGCCTCGGTCGCAGGCGCCGCGACCACCGCCGAACTCCCGTCCGTACGAACCGACTTCAACCACGACGGCTACGCCGACCTCGCCGTGGGACTCCCGAACGCCTCCGTCTCCGGTGTCTCCAAAGCGGGTTACGTGAACGTCGTCTGGGGCAGCGAGTCCGGCCTCGGTGCCCACGGCAGCACCCGGATCAGCCAGGCCACCGCCGGCGTCCCCGGCACCCCGGAGTCCGGCGACCGGTTCGGCGCCTCCGTCACCACCGCCGACATGGACGGCGACGGCCACACGGACCTCGTGGTCGGCGCCCCCGGCGAGGACGTGACCGGCAAGGGCACCGACGCCGGCACCGTCGCCGTCATCCACGGCTCGGCCACCGGCTTCGCCACGGGCAGCACCGCCGCCGACGGCCCCGCAGCCTCCGCCGCGTACGGAAAGTCCCTGGTCGCGGCCGACTTCACCGGTGACGGCAAACAGGACATTGTGATCGGCGCGACCGACAAGGTCCTGCTCCAAACGGGCGCCACCACCACGGTCTTCATGGGGGACCACATGGGCGGCCGCGCCCCCGTCCTCGCCGCCGGCGACTTCAACCACGACGGCACCCCCGACGTGGCCGTCACGTACTACACGAACAGCCAGCCGTACACGCAGTCCCAGATCCGTCTGTCGGCCTGGAGCGAGAGCGAGCAGCGACTCCTCAACTACTGGAACAGCAGCAACGGCACCGCGAGCGCGTTCGCCGTCGGCGACTTCGACGGCGACGGCTACACCGACCTCGCCATGGGCAACTGCCGCGAGAACGCCGACGAGAACATCGACGACCCGTGCGGCCCCGAGCAGTACACCAAGGGCGGCGGCATCCATATCCAGTACGGCGACGGCACGGGCCAGTTCTGGGACCGCCAGGAGACGTTCAACCAGGACACACCCGACGTCCCCGGCACCGCCGAGACCGGCGACAACTTCGGCAACGCCCTCACCGTCGCCGACCTCGACGGCGACGGCTACGACGACCTGATCGTCGGCGCCCCCGGCGAGGCCATCGGCAGCAGGGCGAAGGCGGGCGCCATCACCGTGCTGCGCGGCGGCAAGGACGGCATCGTGAACACCGAAGGCAAAGCCGTCGGCGTGGGTATCCAGCAGGACACCCCCGGCATCCCCGGCGTCGCCGAGGCCGGCGACCTCTTCGGAGCCTCCCTCACGGCCGACGACTACGACGGCGACGGCCTGCCCGACGTCACGGTCGGCTCCCCCGGCGAGAACGGCTCGCTCGGCGCGGCCTGGCAGCTGCGCGGCGCCGAGGACGCCCAGGCCGACGCGTTCTCCCCGAGCACGCTCCGACTGCCGTCGTCCGTCAATCCCCTGCAGTACGGATCCGTGTTCCCGACCACCCCGTAG